In Cataglyphis hispanica isolate Lineage 1 chromosome 10, ULB_Chis1_1.0, whole genome shotgun sequence, a genomic segment contains:
- the LOC126852406 gene encoding tRNA pseudouridine(38/39) synthase isoform X1, with protein MAKVIKRANIKKCTREQLEQFDKTELIDKILQLEAHNEQLRALITKVTDAKSKKKGLSNTVRKTFDFSRYHKRHILLKFCYLGWDYHGFTIQEDNNNTIEHHLFTALLKSCCIESRESANYHRCGRTDKGVSSFSQVISLDIRSRLDPENQDNLSEELNYCKILNRLLPTNIRCIAWYPVSSNFSARFDCKYRTYKYLFPKSNLDIDAMDKSVKYAIGHHDFRNICKMDVANGVINFKRTVLDAKVSITYQNMKKVTGYDMCELEITSQAFLWHQIRCLMGILLLVGQRKEDPEIILKLLNIEACPQKPQYNMAHEVPLNLWYCDYEGVEWFIDKNELINTIKTLQQDWALNTIKSTMIKNMLTKLEDLVCCANTDFQSDCLLLGVRSKVYRPLMKREMCESLESKIKHYEKKRKFEIIHSNVT; from the exons ATGGCAAAAGTTATTAAGCGTGCTAACATAAAGAAATGTACGAGGGAGCAATTGGaacaatttgataaaacg GAAttaattgacaaaatattacaattagaaGCTCACAACGAACAACTCAGAGcattaattacaaaagttACAGATGCTAAGTCGAAAAAGAAAGGGCTGTCTAATACAGTAAGAAAAACGTTTGATTTTTCACG ATATCATAAGAGGCACATTCTCTTAAAATTCTGTTATCTTGGTTGGGACTATCATGGCTTTACTATACAAGAAGATAACAATAACACTATTGAGCATCATTTATTCACAGCTTTGTTAAAAAGTTGCTGCATAGAATCCCGCGAGAGTGCCAATTATCATCGATGTGGACGCACCGATAAAGGTGTTAGCTCTTTCTCTCAAGTGATTTCATTAGACATTCGCAGTAGGTTGGATCCAGAAAATCAAGATAATTTGTCAGAGGAATTGaactattgtaaaatattaaacagattACTACCAACAAATATAAGATGTATAGCATGGTATCCAGtctcatcaaatttttctgcAAGATTCGACTGCAAATATAGGACATATAAGTACCTTTTCCCAAAGAGCAATTTGGATATAGATGCCATGGACAAATCCGTCAAGTACGCTATAGGACATCATGACTTtcgtaatatttgtaaaatggaTGTAGCCAATGGTGTAATTAACTTTAAGAGAACTGTACTTGATGCAAAAGTTTCTATAACctatcaaaatatgaaaaaagttacag GCTATGACATGTGCGAATTAGAAATCACAAGTCAAGCCTTTCTCTGGCATCAAATACGTTGCTTAATGGGCATCTTGTTACTGGTTGgacaaagaaaagaagatcccgaaataattttaaagcttttaaatattgagGCTTGTCCACAGAAGCCGCAGTATAATATGGCTCATGAAGTACCATTGAATCTCTGGTATTGCGATTATGAAGGTGTAGAATggtttattgataaaaatgaattaataaatactatcAAGACATTACAACAGGATTGGGCTCTCAATactataaa ATCtacaatgattaaaaatatgttgacaAAGTTGGAAGATTTGGTCTGTTGTGCAAATACTGATTTTCAAAGTGATTGCCTCCTTCTTGGAGTACGATCGAAAGTATATCGGCCATTAATGAAACGAGAAATGTGTG agAGTTTGGAAAGTAAAATCAAGCATTACGAGAAAAAACGAAAGTTCGAGATCATACATTCGAATGTTACATAG
- the LOC126852406 gene encoding tRNA pseudouridine(38/39) synthase isoform X2: protein MAKVIKRANIKKCTREQLEQFDKTELIDKILQLEAHNEQLRALITKVTDAKSKKKGLSNTVRKTFDFSRYHKRHILLKFCYLGWDYHGFTIQEDNNNTIEHHLFTALLKSCCIESRESANYHRCGRTDKGVSSFSQVISLDIRSRLDPENQDNLSEELNYCKILNRLLPTNIRCIAWYPVSSNFSARFDCKYRTYKYLFPKSNLDIDAMDKSVKYAIGHHDFRNICKMDVANGVINFKRTVLDAKVSITYQNMKKVTGYDMCELEITSQAFLWHQIRCLMGILLLVGQRKEDPEIILKLLNIEACPQKPQYNMAHEVPLNLWYCDYEDLQ from the exons ATGGCAAAAGTTATTAAGCGTGCTAACATAAAGAAATGTACGAGGGAGCAATTGGaacaatttgataaaacg GAAttaattgacaaaatattacaattagaaGCTCACAACGAACAACTCAGAGcattaattacaaaagttACAGATGCTAAGTCGAAAAAGAAAGGGCTGTCTAATACAGTAAGAAAAACGTTTGATTTTTCACG ATATCATAAGAGGCACATTCTCTTAAAATTCTGTTATCTTGGTTGGGACTATCATGGCTTTACTATACAAGAAGATAACAATAACACTATTGAGCATCATTTATTCACAGCTTTGTTAAAAAGTTGCTGCATAGAATCCCGCGAGAGTGCCAATTATCATCGATGTGGACGCACCGATAAAGGTGTTAGCTCTTTCTCTCAAGTGATTTCATTAGACATTCGCAGTAGGTTGGATCCAGAAAATCAAGATAATTTGTCAGAGGAATTGaactattgtaaaatattaaacagattACTACCAACAAATATAAGATGTATAGCATGGTATCCAGtctcatcaaatttttctgcAAGATTCGACTGCAAATATAGGACATATAAGTACCTTTTCCCAAAGAGCAATTTGGATATAGATGCCATGGACAAATCCGTCAAGTACGCTATAGGACATCATGACTTtcgtaatatttgtaaaatggaTGTAGCCAATGGTGTAATTAACTTTAAGAGAACTGTACTTGATGCAAAAGTTTCTATAACctatcaaaatatgaaaaaagttacag GCTATGACATGTGCGAATTAGAAATCACAAGTCAAGCCTTTCTCTGGCATCAAATACGTTGCTTAATGGGCATCTTGTTACTGGTTGgacaaagaaaagaagatcccgaaataattttaaagcttttaaatattgagGCTTGTCCACAGAAGCCGCAGTATAATATGGCTCATGAAGTACCATTGAATCTCTGGTATTGCGATTATGAAG ATCtacaatga